Proteins encoded by one window of Rhodohalobacter sp. SW132:
- the pyk gene encoding pyruvate kinase has product MLSGSRRTKIVCTLGPSSNTFEDIERLYRAGMNVVRINFSHGSHEGHKKTIGYVREVARKHEYSIPVLMDLQGPKIRIGQMEGDKQEIIEGAIIEITTKDVIGTSKLVPIDYPNLVEDASEGNQILIDDGLLELKVIKKNEHSLTAKVVVGGTLKSRKGVNLPDVKISMSSLTEKDIEDLEFGLKVGVDFVAMSFVRSAKDVQDVISRIRAAGSNASIIAKIEKPEAVEVIDEIIEEADGIMVARGDLGIEIPSQKVPMVQKKIIERCRIAGKPVITATQMLDSMINNPRATRAESSDVANAVMDGTDAVMLSGETAAGKYPVEAVQAMDKIIRSVEDNADSLYYSLKYRKPEWKEKQIVESLAYSCVTIAENVEAKAISTLTHSGNTARRIAKFRPRVPIVAFTESRIVRRQLNLVWGVESVRLEELFDTDSSVKLMENYLQENGLVQKDDRVIIATGMPLAKRGRTNMVKVSTIQEEG; this is encoded by the coding sequence ATGCTTTCAGGTTCCCGAAGAACGAAAATCGTATGTACGCTTGGTCCCAGCTCAAACACATTTGAAGATATAGAGCGGCTTTACAGAGCAGGTATGAACGTTGTGAGAATTAATTTTTCCCACGGTTCTCACGAAGGCCATAAAAAAACGATCGGTTATGTGCGCGAGGTAGCCAGGAAGCACGAATATTCAATTCCGGTTTTGATGGATTTGCAGGGTCCGAAAATACGAATCGGACAAATGGAGGGTGATAAGCAGGAAATTATTGAAGGTGCGATTATAGAGATTACCACGAAAGATGTGATCGGAACCTCAAAACTTGTTCCCATCGACTATCCAAATCTTGTGGAAGATGCGAGCGAAGGAAATCAGATATTAATTGATGATGGGTTATTGGAGCTGAAGGTTATTAAGAAGAATGAGCACTCTCTCACGGCAAAAGTAGTCGTTGGCGGCACACTCAAATCGAGAAAAGGTGTAAACCTTCCGGATGTGAAAATATCGATGTCGTCTCTCACTGAAAAAGATATTGAAGATCTTGAATTTGGCCTTAAAGTGGGTGTGGACTTTGTAGCAATGTCTTTTGTTCGTTCTGCAAAAGATGTGCAGGACGTAATATCAAGAATACGTGCCGCTGGAAGTAATGCCTCAATTATTGCAAAAATTGAAAAGCCCGAAGCGGTTGAGGTAATCGATGAAATAATTGAAGAAGCTGATGGTATCATGGTGGCAAGGGGAGATCTTGGAATTGAGATTCCAAGCCAGAAAGTGCCGATGGTTCAGAAAAAGATTATCGAAAGGTGCCGAATTGCCGGAAAACCGGTGATTACCGCAACTCAAATGCTCGATTCCATGATTAATAATCCCCGGGCTACACGAGCCGAAAGTTCTGATGTTGCCAACGCAGTAATGGACGGCACAGACGCCGTGATGCTTTCCGGGGAAACCGCAGCCGGTAAATACCCTGTTGAAGCTGTGCAGGCAATGGACAAAATTATCCGTTCGGTTGAAGATAATGCTGATTCACTCTACTACAGCCTGAAATACCGCAAACCGGAATGGAAGGAGAAACAAATTGTGGAATCACTTGCCTATTCATGCGTTACCATTGCTGAAAACGTGGAGGCAAAAGCGATCAGTACGCTCACACATTCAGGAAACACAGCACGACGGATCGCAAAATTCAGACCCCGTGTACCTATTGTGGCCTTTACTGAAAGCCGGATTGTCCGCCGTCAGCTGAACCTTGTATGGGGAGTAGAATCTGTGCGGCTGGAAGAACTTTTCGATACGGACAGCAGTGTGAAGCTGATGGAAAACTATTTACAGGAAAATGGACTGGTGCAAAAAGACGACAGAGTCATTATCGCAACAGGTATGCCGCTTGCAAAAAGAGGCCGCACAAATATGGTAAAAGTGAGTACAATTCAGGAAGAAGGTTAG
- a CDS encoding GWxTD domain-containing protein, protein MNPDIERGSMYQFQDGYPEVRMTAIGLLDEDDNSYISVNTEIVYGSLIYRTIDDVTFAQVTVEIRINQIDGNFSKSAREQLDIISDDPGDYMNQEVFSYDRDLDVDPGNYEIEVSVTDNSSGRTVVRTTDTLIPDPQNPVTNLTSIRLAGKTVAAGPEFNPITTYDVPSRIDSLKLQFQVTNNDIEDPLTVEASLLKYRADTTAARRLSYNNYSTSSIQYQGIDVRNPEEIDNNVRVLEQAGSVLIEFKYALLPRGNYRFEVETTNQTGETIYRARDFAVKAENYPSVASSREMAEPLIYLMDERRHREMMEIQDPDSLKEAVDRFWLSNVGSQSRARSVISLYYERVEQANKQFSNFKEGWKTDMGMIFILFGPPWYVDRSLNRMQWSYSYDRRDPRRNFFFERNRNPNEYFPFNHYIAERSQNYFNVIYQQTELWRTGRILEANL, encoded by the coding sequence ATGAATCCTGATATTGAGAGAGGCAGTATGTATCAGTTTCAGGATGGTTATCCTGAAGTTCGTATGACGGCCATCGGACTACTTGACGAGGACGATAATTCTTACATCAGTGTAAATACCGAAATTGTATATGGCAGTTTGATTTACCGAACCATTGATGATGTTACGTTTGCACAGGTGACGGTTGAAATCAGAATAAATCAAATTGACGGAAATTTTTCGAAATCAGCAAGAGAACAGCTTGACATTATTTCCGACGATCCTGGTGATTATATGAATCAGGAAGTTTTCAGCTACGACAGAGATTTAGATGTGGACCCAGGAAACTACGAAATTGAGGTCTCCGTCACAGATAACAGTTCAGGGCGGACCGTTGTACGAACAACAGACACTCTGATCCCTGACCCTCAAAACCCGGTTACAAATCTCACTTCTATTCGCCTGGCAGGTAAAACTGTTGCTGCAGGACCTGAGTTTAACCCAATTACCACGTATGATGTACCTTCGCGAATTGACAGTCTGAAACTGCAATTCCAGGTAACAAATAATGATATTGAAGACCCTCTTACGGTAGAAGCATCACTTTTAAAATATCGTGCAGACACCACCGCAGCCCGCCGGCTCAGTTACAATAATTATTCTACATCCTCTATTCAGTACCAGGGGATTGATGTAAGAAATCCTGAAGAGATCGACAACAACGTGAGGGTGCTTGAACAGGCTGGAAGTGTCCTAATTGAATTTAAGTATGCCTTGCTTCCCCGGGGAAATTACCGTTTTGAAGTTGAAACCACGAACCAGACCGGTGAAACGATCTATCGTGCCCGCGACTTTGCTGTTAAAGCCGAAAATTATCCGTCTGTAGCATCTTCTCGTGAAATGGCTGAACCCTTGATTTACCTGATGGATGAGCGACGTCACCGTGAGATGATGGAAATACAGGATCCCGATTCTTTAAAAGAGGCTGTGGATCGCTTCTGGCTTTCAAATGTAGGCAGCCAAAGCAGGGCGAGGTCCGTGATTAGTTTATACTATGAACGGGTAGAACAGGCAAATAAACAGTTCTCAAACTTCAAAGAGGGATGGAAAACAGACATGGGGATGATCTTTATTCTTTTCGGCCCGCCCTGGTATGTTGACAGAAGCCTGAACCGCATGCAGTGGTCCTACTCGTATGACAGGAGAGATCCGCGTCGAAACTTCTTTTTCGAGAGAAACCGCAATCCAAACGAGTATTTCCCCTTCAACCATTACATTGCCGAACGGAGCCAAAACTACTTTAACGTCATTTACCAACAGACAGAACTCTGGCGAACCGGAAGGATCCTTGAGGCGAATTTGTAA
- a CDS encoding DUF4843 domain-containing protein, translated as MKNYFNLKILAGLLLAGIMFTGCFDEITKTYDGPPVVEFAQYEQPNSNNNYTSTFTFAHDADGSTDISLRLNLIAPHFDSDTHIGFEVVQEQFDLDGEPVAAATAVEGTHFEVLTGNNQAVFPANSSFSSIDLSLIAGGLDPEESVQLILLLTESDQLAPAENYKYYRVVLQKAAVPDEDDD; from the coding sequence ATGAAGAATTATTTTAATCTGAAAATACTTGCTGGTCTCTTGCTAGCAGGTATTATGTTTACCGGTTGTTTCGACGAAATCACTAAAACATATGATGGGCCCCCTGTTGTTGAGTTTGCACAGTATGAGCAACCAAACTCAAATAACAACTATACTTCAACATTTACGTTCGCCCATGATGCTGATGGATCTACAGATATCTCTCTGCGTCTCAATTTAATTGCTCCTCATTTCGATTCCGATACGCATATCGGATTTGAAGTAGTACAAGAGCAATTTGACTTGGATGGTGAGCCTGTAGCAGCAGCAACTGCGGTTGAAGGAACTCATTTTGAAGTACTGACAGGCAACAATCAGGCAGTATTTCCTGCGAATTCCAGTTTCAGCAGTATCGACTTAAGTTTGATAGCTGGCGGTTTGGATCCTGAGGAAAGCGTGCAGTTAATTCTTCTGCTCACAGAATCAGATCAATTAGCCCCTGCTGAAAACTACAAGTACTATCGTGTAGTTCTTCAGAAAGCAGCTGTACCTGATGAGGATGATGATTAA
- a CDS encoding RagB/SusD family nutrient uptake outer membrane protein yields MKSNILKITLITAALLAFMACDDMLQVEPQQSVGSEVATQSGTGILAVYHRGYRAQMFQNYWGQRMAIAGDALADNAVSNPDNSGRYTGEPINSLGSGVGGWGRYSGINDLNTVLKYVGDVDGLTDNQRVRIEGETLFLRALAYHDLVKVYGYEPNKIVDGWDRGVILRTEPTETIDAADLRSRASVVEVYNQIEEDLLRSISNLSQVDGNAPHFANLAAAHALLSRVYLYWERWDDAIDQATLAIEASPVGVAPPDAVAGMYSAEPNPESLFELKFTSSESLGVNVALSSALTPISWWDLLPSDELLATFSEDDVRNELYPLASENYPDDVPETNTNRYVAKYEATVATHTDNVPVIRISEVYLTRAEAYAESGDDASALADLNEIRTNRGLAALDSAPADFIEEILLERRRELAFEGHRWQDLKRKGWDVVKPAATGPAPTLVFGENIQFLSQIPNAQVTLNPNLEQNPGY; encoded by the coding sequence ATGAAATCGAACATACTTAAAATTACACTCATTACAGCAGCTCTATTAGCTTTTATGGCCTGTGATGACATGTTACAAGTGGAGCCTCAGCAGTCAGTAGGATCTGAAGTAGCAACACAATCAGGTACCGGTATTCTTGCTGTATACCACCGAGGTTACAGGGCCCAGATGTTCCAGAATTACTGGGGACAAAGAATGGCTATTGCAGGAGATGCTCTTGCAGATAATGCTGTAAGCAATCCTGACAACTCAGGACGTTATACAGGTGAACCAATCAATAGTTTGGGTTCAGGTGTTGGCGGATGGGGCAGATATTCAGGGATCAATGACCTGAATACAGTTCTCAAATATGTCGGCGATGTAGACGGATTAACCGATAACCAAAGAGTTCGGATAGAAGGAGAAACACTCTTTTTAAGAGCTCTGGCTTATCACGACCTTGTTAAAGTTTACGGTTATGAACCAAACAAGATTGTGGATGGCTGGGATCGCGGTGTAATCCTCCGTACGGAACCAACCGAAACCATCGATGCAGCTGATCTCAGAAGTCGGGCATCTGTTGTTGAAGTATATAATCAGATTGAAGAGGATCTCCTGCGATCGATTAGTAATCTTTCGCAAGTAGATGGAAATGCACCGCATTTCGCAAACCTTGCCGCCGCACACGCACTTTTATCCAGAGTGTATCTGTATTGGGAGCGATGGGATGATGCCATTGATCAGGCAACATTAGCTATTGAAGCGTCTCCTGTTGGAGTAGCACCACCAGATGCCGTTGCTGGTATGTATAGTGCAGAGCCTAATCCTGAGTCTCTCTTTGAACTCAAGTTTACATCATCAGAATCTCTTGGTGTGAACGTTGCGCTTTCATCAGCACTGACACCAATCAGTTGGTGGGACCTGCTTCCATCGGATGAATTGCTTGCAACATTTAGCGAAGATGATGTTAGAAATGAGCTTTATCCGCTTGCTTCAGAGAATTACCCGGATGATGTGCCTGAAACAAACACAAACCGATATGTGGCCAAATACGAAGCTACTGTAGCTACCCACACGGATAATGTTCCGGTTATCAGGATTTCTGAAGTATACCTGACAAGAGCTGAGGCATATGCTGAAAGCGGTGATGATGCAAGTGCATTAGCTGACCTGAATGAGATCAGAACAAACAGAGGTTTAGCTGCGCTTGACTCTGCACCAGCTGATTTTATTGAAGAAATTCTTCTTGAAAGAAGGCGAGAACTCGCATTTGAAGGTCACAGATGGCAAGATCTGAAAAGAAAAGGTTGGGATGTTGTAAAACCTGCCGCAACGGGTCCTGCGCCAACTCTTGTGTTTGGTGAGAACATTCAGTTCCTCTCACAAATACCGAATGCACAAGTGACTCTCAATCCTAATTTAGAACAAAATCCTGGATACTAA
- a CDS encoding TonB-dependent receptor, producing the protein MKKLILIAFSIVFSFSAYAQDRSISGVVTDAENGDPIPGVTVMVVGTNIGDATNTEGEYSIVVPEGRNLLRFSSIGYRTVDEQIGNRNVINVEMDADVALLDDIVVSGYSAVPRREITGSQSQVRGRDVGGLDIQSPDQALQGRIAGARVSNLSGQPGGSTYIRVRGIGSINAGNNPLYIVDGVPISDVDRSGTLGSSSASNALNAINPRDIESIEVLKDAAAAAIYGAQAANGVILITTRRGATGATQFNLSANYGVSEELNRLGVIEGPEWVELQYEAFEWWGEFNNNQNWQAVAANNIGGWTMQDVEEGNVPHYDWQDALMRTGTTQRYDLSASGGSEDTRFFISGGYNNTQGVAIGTDMERMNLRANIDHQATDRLSFDLNLNASFTEQNGALQEGFFSGSPFFAGQWLRPTDPIYNEDGTFAQASGGGYNPVAANELDDRNSTQKQLIGNISALYNISSNLNFRSNWGLDYRTTEDIDYRAPESPAGSALGGYRFDANRNVTNFTTNQIVNYFNTFADVHSVRALGGFEYRREARETFSASGQGFPSGLFRTLQNAAEPLSVSGFGSEYRIASFLSRVQYDYDDTYLTNVSVRYDGSSRFGEDRRWGLFYAGSLGWRISNNSFMDFTDSWLDDLKFRVSYGITGNSAIDNFASRQLFTSGGAYNNNPALTPSGLGNNLLTWEESATINLGLDWEILSSRIYGSFDIYSRENSKLLLDRELPSDSGFSDLTENAGRVQNEGIELEIGAVLVDRAGFLWTSEFNITWQRNELLELNEGAERIGSTYFVGRSLTEYYMYRYAGVNPADGRPMFEDRNGNITYTPTTSSEIENDDRQFVGDSFPSNFGGWFNKFNYRGFQLDVLFQFNYGQTSYNSFTGSFTDGAFFRRNGLIENSRNRWTEPGQITSVERAYINSSYPGRTTGFTTSTRFLEDASYIRLKNLQLAYQIPGATVQRLGLRNTRIFVQATNLLTWTNYSGIDPEVVGTNNAIYPQSRTLTTGIEIGF; encoded by the coding sequence ATGAAAAAACTGATACTTATCGCATTCAGTATTGTCTTTTCGTTTTCAGCATATGCGCAAGACCGATCCATATCGGGTGTTGTCACTGATGCTGAAAACGGGGATCCAATTCCCGGTGTTACAGTTATGGTAGTGGGTACCAATATTGGTGACGCTACAAATACAGAAGGGGAATATTCAATAGTAGTACCGGAAGGAAGGAATTTACTTCGATTCTCTTCAATAGGTTATCGCACTGTTGATGAGCAAATTGGAAATAGAAATGTTATTAATGTTGAAATGGACGCAGATGTCGCTCTTCTTGACGACATCGTAGTTAGCGGATATTCAGCAGTTCCAAGACGGGAAATTACAGGATCTCAAAGCCAGGTAAGAGGCCGGGACGTTGGTGGGTTAGACATTCAATCACCAGACCAGGCTCTTCAGGGACGAATCGCTGGTGCAAGAGTATCTAACTTGAGTGGACAGCCAGGTGGCTCGACATACATTAGAGTTCGTGGTATCGGATCAATTAACGCAGGGAATAATCCACTCTATATTGTAGACGGAGTTCCAATATCTGATGTTGATCGTTCAGGGACTTTGGGTTCTTCCAGTGCATCGAATGCATTGAACGCAATTAATCCTCGGGATATTGAATCTATTGAGGTTCTTAAAGATGCAGCTGCAGCCGCAATTTATGGTGCGCAGGCTGCCAACGGAGTAATCCTGATTACAACCAGGCGAGGTGCCACAGGAGCCACTCAGTTTAATCTTTCTGCAAATTATGGCGTTAGTGAAGAGCTAAACAGACTTGGCGTTATTGAAGGGCCTGAATGGGTTGAGCTCCAATACGAAGCATTTGAATGGTGGGGAGAATTTAATAACAACCAGAACTGGCAAGCAGTTGCTGCAAACAATATTGGTGGCTGGACAATGCAGGATGTAGAAGAGGGAAATGTACCTCACTACGACTGGCAGGATGCTCTGATGAGAACCGGTACCACACAACGGTATGACTTGTCAGCGAGTGGCGGTAGTGAAGATACACGTTTCTTTATTTCAGGTGGTTACAATAATACACAAGGTGTAGCTATTGGAACAGATATGGAACGGATGAACCTTAGAGCCAATATCGATCACCAGGCAACTGATAGGTTATCATTTGATTTGAACCTGAACGCTTCTTTTACCGAGCAGAACGGTGCACTTCAGGAAGGTTTTTTCTCTGGAAGTCCTTTCTTCGCGGGTCAGTGGCTGCGTCCAACGGATCCAATCTATAATGAAGATGGCACGTTTGCCCAGGCTTCAGGCGGTGGTTATAATCCGGTTGCAGCAAATGAATTAGATGACAGAAACAGCACTCAAAAGCAACTTATTGGTAATATTTCAGCTCTGTACAACATCTCAAGTAACCTGAATTTCAGGTCAAACTGGGGACTGGATTACAGAACAACTGAAGATATTGATTATCGTGCTCCCGAATCACCTGCCGGTAGCGCATTAGGCGGGTATCGATTCGACGCAAACAGAAATGTGACGAACTTTACAACGAATCAGATTGTAAACTACTTCAATACATTTGCTGATGTACATAGTGTTCGTGCCTTAGGTGGTTTTGAATATCGCCGGGAAGCGAGAGAAACATTTTCTGCTTCCGGTCAGGGCTTTCCAAGCGGCTTGTTCAGAACGCTGCAAAACGCAGCAGAACCCCTCAGTGTATCTGGATTTGGTTCAGAGTACCGCATCGCAAGTTTTCTGTCACGTGTACAGTATGACTATGATGACACGTACCTGACAAACGTTAGTGTTCGGTATGATGGTTCTTCAAGATTTGGTGAAGACCGCCGATGGGGTCTTTTCTATGCCGGTTCACTCGGATGGAGAATCTCCAACAATTCTTTTATGGATTTCACAGATTCATGGCTTGATGATTTGAAATTCAGAGTTAGCTATGGTATCACTGGAAACAGTGCCATCGATAACTTTGCATCACGTCAATTGTTTACATCCGGTGGAGCGTATAATAACAACCCAGCGTTAACGCCATCAGGTTTGGGCAATAACCTGCTTACTTGGGAAGAGTCCGCCACGATCAACCTTGGTCTGGACTGGGAAATCTTATCGAGTAGAATCTATGGTTCATTCGATATTTACAGCAGAGAAAATTCCAAACTCCTGCTGGATAGAGAACTTCCTAGTGATAGCGGATTTAGTGATCTGACTGAAAATGCCGGCAGAGTTCAAAACGAGGGTATCGAATTAGAAATTGGTGCCGTATTGGTAGACCGGGCCGGATTTCTCTGGACAAGTGAGTTTAACATCACATGGCAGCGAAATGAACTGCTGGAACTCAATGAAGGAGCAGAACGAATCGGGTCAACTTATTTTGTCGGCCGTTCGTTAACAGAATACTACATGTATCGCTACGCCGGAGTTAATCCTGCTGATGGCCGCCCAATGTTTGAAGACAGAAACGGTAACATCACCTATACTCCTACCACGTCAAGTGAGATTGAGAATGATGACAGACAATTTGTCGGTGATTCATTTCCCAGCAACTTTGGTGGATGGTTTAATAAGTTTAACTACAGAGGGTTCCAGTTGGATGTGCTCTTCCAGTTTAACTACGGACAGACCAGTTACAACAGTTTCACCGGAAGTTTTACGGATGGTGCATTCTTCAGAAGAAATGGTCTGATCGAAAATTCTCGTAACAGATGGACAGAACCTGGCCAAATTACAAGTGTTGAGCGAGCTTACATCAATAGTTCATATCCTGGCAGAACCACTGGATTTACCACATCAACAAGGTTCCTTGAAGATGCATCATATATCCGGTTGAAGAATCTTCAACTCGCATATCAAATTCCAGGCGCAACAGTCCAGAGATTAGGACTCAGAAATACCAGAATTTTTGTACAGGCAACAAACTTGCTCACATGGACGAATTATTCCGGTATTGATCCAGAGGTAGTGGGTACCAACAATGCGATTTACCCACAGTCCAGAACACTGACCACAGGAATTGAAATAGGATTTTAA
- a CDS encoding TonB-dependent receptor, whose translation MPLWVIAQTHDATLRVVAISEEEGTTIVGATVILAEPDADTLFAGVTDSYGFIEFSNIPARIYQIKISYIGLETHLSLIEIEPGQTRIYRPELRATSEELDEVIVSAEHRAGTVRREAGRQTITGQELQRVPSAGPGGDLTAYLQTLPSIVTTGDRGGELFVRGGTPYQNLVLVENMPIIKPFHISNLFSAFPQEALSSVDVYAGGFGAEYSGANSAVMDVNLRQGSMRRHQGAFAVSPYLYSYQLEGPITRDRHSFFLMGRHSIIENTSPSIINEEIPVQFYDLIGRYSINWPNLTCNITAIRTYDNGQINPVRQVNLNWTNTVAGLRCLGFAEELEYPIDFTIGYTGYTSSEAGVDNTGRTSNLDMGYMRLDNNVRFLGISSNYGFKVEFIRYTSELDQLFADNTRREARYLGLGSSLDEIATTFSLYFSSKWEPNSGITIQPGLTSQTKLRDLSPTLEPRLRVTYRPTNSDHSEFSFAIGRYFQFYEAITDERDAGTVFGIYKPTDEGDPYPESIHGILGYRHQFNNHIEVNFETFGKSHKNIPVARWTREPGNTLETGLANGLSYGADAQIELNFSSLYLSMGYGLAVVTYEASTNNLVAWIDQDRFRYNPTHDRRHQLNVIASYEFGKFTGNINWQYSSGGTFTRIYAFDLALQNLPDQHPLRHQGTAQTLFSEPFNARFPAFQRVDVSLNRTFSLSSRINLQTEAGLINTFNTRNVFYFDVNTMQQVDQLPLVPYVSITTRIR comes from the coding sequence ATGCCACTCTGGGTGATTGCACAAACCCATGATGCCACTCTGCGAGTTGTAGCAATTTCAGAAGAGGAAGGTACTACCATTGTTGGAGCCACTGTTATTCTTGCTGAACCAGATGCTGACACTCTTTTTGCCGGAGTCACTGATTCATATGGGTTTATTGAATTTTCGAACATTCCTGCCCGTATCTATCAAATTAAAATCAGCTACATCGGGTTGGAAACTCATTTGAGCCTCATCGAGATTGAACCCGGCCAAACACGTATTTACAGGCCAGAGCTTCGTGCAACAAGTGAAGAGCTCGATGAGGTAATCGTCTCAGCAGAACACCGGGCAGGAACGGTCAGGCGTGAAGCGGGACGTCAAACTATTACAGGACAAGAACTGCAAAGGGTGCCCAGTGCCGGGCCCGGTGGTGACCTGACGGCTTATCTGCAAACATTGCCGAGCATAGTTACAACTGGGGACCGGGGCGGTGAGCTTTTTGTCAGAGGGGGAACCCCGTATCAGAATTTAGTTCTGGTTGAAAATATGCCAATTATCAAGCCATTTCATATATCCAACCTGTTTTCAGCTTTTCCCCAGGAAGCATTGAGCAGCGTAGATGTATATGCCGGTGGTTTCGGAGCTGAATACTCCGGAGCAAATTCTGCCGTGATGGATGTGAATCTACGCCAGGGAAGTATGAGAAGACATCAGGGAGCATTTGCCGTTAGCCCTTACTTGTACTCCTATCAGCTGGAAGGTCCTATCACCAGGGATCGTCACTCCTTCTTTTTAATGGGCCGCCACTCCATTATTGAAAACACGAGCCCTTCTATCATTAATGAAGAGATTCCCGTTCAATTTTATGATCTAATTGGCAGATATTCGATCAACTGGCCAAATCTCACCTGTAATATTACTGCAATTCGAACATATGACAACGGACAGATCAACCCAGTCCGGCAGGTAAACCTCAACTGGACCAACACTGTGGCGGGATTACGATGTCTCGGATTTGCTGAGGAGCTTGAATATCCGATTGATTTTACGATAGGGTACACCGGATATACAAGTTCTGAAGCGGGAGTAGATAACACCGGGCGAACATCCAATCTTGATATGGGATATATGCGATTGGATAATAATGTGAGGTTTTTGGGTATTAGTTCAAACTATGGATTTAAAGTTGAATTTATACGTTATACATCTGAACTGGACCAGTTATTTGCAGATAATACCAGAAGGGAGGCAAGATATCTCGGTTTGGGCTCATCACTGGATGAGATTGCCACCACATTTAGTCTCTACTTCTCTTCGAAGTGGGAGCCCAATTCAGGAATTACAATTCAACCCGGACTTACATCCCAAACTAAACTCAGAGATCTCTCACCCACACTTGAACCACGGCTGCGGGTGACCTATCGGCCGACAAATAGCGACCACAGCGAGTTCAGTTTTGCGATAGGTCGTTATTTCCAATTTTATGAAGCTATTACTGACGAAAGAGATGCTGGTACCGTATTTGGAATTTACAAACCGACTGATGAGGGCGATCCATATCCCGAATCTATCCATGGAATTTTGGGATACAGACATCAATTCAACAATCATATTGAAGTAAATTTTGAAACTTTTGGAAAATCCCACAAAAATATTCCAGTTGCCCGGTGGACCCGGGAACCTGGAAACACATTGGAAACCGGTTTGGCGAATGGCTTATCTTATGGAGCTGATGCGCAGATAGAACTTAATTTTTCATCTCTTTATTTATCTATGGGATATGGGTTAGCTGTAGTAACGTACGAGGCTTCCACAAATAATTTAGTTGCATGGATCGATCAGGACCGTTTTCGCTACAATCCAACCCATGATCGCCGGCATCAGCTTAATGTGATTGCATCCTATGAGTTTGGTAAATTCACGGGTAATATAAATTGGCAATACAGCAGCGGAGGGACATTTACACGGATATATGCTTTCGATTTAGCACTCCAAAACCTGCCAGATCAACATCCGCTGAGGCATCAGGGCACCGCACAAACGTTATTCTCGGAGCCGTTTAATGCACGGTTTCCTGCATTTCAAAGAGTAGACGTATCCTTAAATCGCACATTTTCACTCTCTTCTCGAATAAATCTTCAAACAGAAGCAGGCTTAATAAACACATTTAACACACGAAACGTCTTCTATTTTGATGTTAACACAATGCAACAAGTGGATCAATTACCCTTGGTTCCCTACGTTTCAATCACAACCCGTATACGATAA